The proteins below come from a single Harpia harpyja isolate bHarHar1 chromosome 2, bHarHar1 primary haplotype, whole genome shotgun sequence genomic window:
- the MTUS1 gene encoding microtubule-associated tumor suppressor 1 isoform X7, with protein MGCSSSKLCLYSQCAAARREEALKQRKELSQELVNLRGELVTTSAACEKLERDRNELQVAYEGFLQKLNQQHHNDLAELEERLKQFYTAECEKLQSICIEEAEKYKAQLQEQVDNLNITHENFKLELENSHSEKVEELKKEYESSFSELKSAHESERKSLEDSFKEKQEWLEKKIDELKCENDSLSEKLKLEEQKQIAKEKANLKNPQIMYLEQELESLKAVLEIKNEKLHQQDIKLMKMEKLLETNTILTDKLKKVQQENEELKARMDKHMELSRQLSTEQAVLQESLEKESKVNKRLSMENEELLWKLHNGDLCSPRKLSPSSPSVPLQSPRNSGNFSSPTVSPR; from the exons agggAAGAAGCACTGAAACAGCGTAAAGAGTTATCTCAAGAGCTAGTTAACCTTCGGGGAGAACTAg TAACCACTTCTGCAGCTTGTGAGAAATTGGAGAGAGACAGGAATGAACTGCAAGTTGCTTATGAAGGGTTTTTGCAGAAGTTAAACCAGCAACATCACAATGATTTagctgagctggaggagaggcTTAAACAATTTTACACTGCAGAATGTGAGAAACTCCAAAGTATCTGCATTGAAGAAGCTGAAAAGTACAAAGCGCAACTCCAGGAGCAG GTGGACAACTTAAATATCACACATGAAAACTTTAAGCTGGAACTTGAAAACAGCCACTCAGAAAAAGTAGAGGAGCTGAAAAAGGAGTATGAATCCTCTTTTTCAG AGCTCAAGAGTGCCCATGAATCTGAAAGGAAGTCACTTGAAGATTCCTTTAAAGAGAAGCAGGAATGGCTAGAG aaaaaaattgatgaattaaaatgtgaaaatgactCTCTGAGCGAGAAGTTGAAATTAGAAGAGCAAAAACAAATAGCCAAAGAAAAAGCCAATCTT aaaaaccCACAGATTATGTATCTGGAACAGGAGCTGGAAAGTTTGAAAGCAGTGCTGGAGATCAAGAATGAGAAACTCCATCAGCAGGATATAAAGCtaatgaagatggaaaaactg CTGGAGACCAACACAATCCTAACGGATAAATTAAAGAAGGTTcagcaagaaaatgaagaattaaaagcTCGGATGGACAAACACATGGAGCTTTCAAG GCAACTTTCTACGGAGCAAGCTGTTTTACAGGAGTCGCTAGAGAAGGAATCAAAAGTAAACAAACGCCTGTCAATGGAAAATGAAGAACTTCTGTGGAAGTTGCACAATGGCGACCTATGCAGCCCAAGAAAACTATCTCCCAGTTCTCCATCCGTGCCTCTGCAGTCCCCACGAAATTCTGGTAACTTCTCTAGTCCTACAGTATCACCGAGATGA